In Lathyrus oleraceus cultivar Zhongwan6 chromosome 2, CAAS_Psat_ZW6_1.0, whole genome shotgun sequence, the DNA window AACGTAGAAAAGGCGCTCAAACCAGGAGAGAGAATTCATCAATCGAATCGGAGCAACCACATCCATAGTCCACTGCTCATCCCTGCCGGAGTTTATACCATAGGTATTTACTTCTTCCCTCGTTTTCGCTGTAAGCTTGTTACTGGAGCGTAGCTTCTACCGGAGGATCATCATCCTTGAACTTGTTAGATGAGTTATCGCGGTTTCGCTGCCTGATTTAACCGACGAATCTTGAGATTCATGGAAACTCTCCTCCGATTCAGGTTGTTCATTGAGAATTAGGAGAAGTTAATTTCGTAGTTAGGTTAAGGTCGAAGAACTGTTTGGTTTGGTGTAGTCTCAAGAAGAGGTCAGATCTCCACCGTTGCCGGCCGTGAGTTTCGGCGCGGCGGAGAGAGAGTTTGAGCGGAAGCCATGTGCGGAGGAGAGAGAGCAGTGAGCATTGTGGATTTGTTTGCGGTTGTAGATTTCCCGTGTAGATAACGTTTTGCTAGATTTTTCGGTTGATGTGTCAACCTTGACTATTCCCTTGCCACGAAGACGTGTCCGTCTGAGGTTACTTACGGATGGACCATGGGCCTGCTAGCACCGATGCACCAGTTTTTGGGCCAGATTCCCCTCCATCTAGGTCCATTGATGTTTAAGATCCACTGTTTGTGTTGATTAAGCATTAAGAGAAGGTTAGTGGTGTAGAATAATATTTAGATTAATCCTAGAATTAGATTAATTTTAGGACAGTTTAGGTTAACTTCGGAATACTAATTAGAATTTCAATGTGATTGTTGTTAATAATTAGGATGcatttgattttgattttgtcACTAATTAGAATTTTCAGTAGTTAATTAGTGTTAATTTTAGAATCATAATTAGGATATTATTTAGAATTCATTCTAGTGATAAAGATTTAGTAATTGTTGATAATTGTTTAGAATTTtaatttttgataattgttttGAATTTTAGAATTTTACTTGATTTTGAGTTTATGATAATAGTGTGATTTGTGTTGATATTAGAATTTTATTTAGATTTTGATATTGATATTGAACGTTATGCTACTTTGGTCTAATTTCTAACAATTAACTTCTAACTCTTTACAATTCCGCATCTAACATTTAAATTTCGTACCTAACTTTTAAATTTCGCAtctaactcctaacatttattTTTGTCAAATTTACTTTACAATTGCTTTTATTGGCTTTATATTCCATATTGTATATATTCATCTCATTATAAAATGAACATAAAAAAGGCAAATACTTAAAAAGTACAAAAACAAGATAATTTCCCAAGCATGGAGAGAACTTTGGACAATGGACTTAGAGACTCATTAGGACCCTTTGCAAAAAGACCTTGGACAAATGTGACCTAACATGGAAAGGAGAATTCAAAGACAAAATTGTAATCTTTTACTTGCTTTCTAGCTTAGGACACAattgcacacacaaggctttctcttgggctacctgacaatgagaTCTTTTATTTCTtgcactcccttgtactttacatgtaccccccTCCCCTTTCCGATGTACacatttacttgctttcttttattgcttgttagctactccttaggcattaggaacgCCCACCATTTTGCAACcaataatcaaacccttgatccaacgtcaagcggtctttttcaaatcaaattcaataaacaaacccttgatccaatgtcaagcgGTCTTTTCCAAATCAAATCCAAAAACACAATAAATGGAGATCAGGATcgtacgtcacgagccttaagcgataaagaagggatgagaccggagctttcctacactcattctgaacacttcgaacacaagacgtttggcttgaccgtttgaggtattcacctttatccatagtctttagtgaAATCCGAAGTCAATAACTCATTTCGCAAAACTTAAAAACAATTCAacacattcaaaccttttgtttgagccttagggcgacaccatcgaaaacccttcttcaaggtaataaaatcaacaaaacaaacacaaacaatttcaaaaccacgaactacgaaggctctgatttctcacttcaataagtgggcatacgtaggcacgaggatccattccttggcgagcatactaatttaaaatctacctccactccGCAAACCTTTGGCAAGCAAACACTCGATAAACAATACACACGTAAGTGcaacatcctagatggttcccatggagtaccatggatgtgaggggtgctaatacattccccttgcataaccgacttccgaacccgttcgtggttgcgatgaccatacTTTAGGGTTTTCTGGATATTTaccctttcctttggaataaataaaaaccgatggcgactctgtatttttcgtgtagcgacagctggcgactctgctggggacacctCCCTAAGCAAGTCAAGCCTAATCTAGGTTGCTTCCTCGTGTGTGTGTGCTTATCCTTTTGATATTGCTTATTTTATTTATTGCCTTTTGCTTTAAATTTCTTTGGATATCTATTACATAGTTCTTTGGTTCTATGATATCAAATGGATGATACTCCGATTGCAAGtaaccttgtgggaaagactctccacccgagtctagagtgcaaacttgagataggagaggttgagtagtatgggccATCAAGAAGCTTTTCTCATAAGGGTTgatacgagaacctcgcttagagtagattcttttggAGACGTTAACGACCGTCAAGCTTTTGGCGTAAGCGATGAATGTCTTCATTTGGATCtatgactctaaggacctttgtAGAACATTAAACCTATGGGCCATTAAGGTTGATGGTCGCGTAGTACGggtccccgagaagcttttctcgcgTGAGTCGGTACGAAGATCTCACTCAAAGTAGATCTTCTTGGTGGAGTTGTCGACCGGTAAGCTTTTGCCGTAAGCGGCAAACAGTCAAGGAGGTCTGTGACTTTGAGACCCTTGTCTAGAACCCGAtgtcgatggttgcgtagtgcgggcccccgagaagcttttctcgtgtGGGTCGGTACGAAGATCTCACCCAAAAGAGGCTTATTTGAGGGAGTTGACGACCGACAAGCTTTTGCCGTAAGCGGCAAACAACCAAATGAATCGATGACTCTGGGGTCCCTATCTAACCTTAGACTAGGACCAGTGAGATCCCCATTATAAATAAGCAATCAGAGCTATCCTCCATCCGTATATCGAACCCGTGATACCATGCCAACTTGTGTGTTCGACTCGTGGGAACCATGCTTGTGTATCATTCATTCACTCGctcatgcattcatgcatcataaaaatATTCAAATACAATATTCATGCATCATTCTGCATGTCATCAAACAAAAGCCAGAAAACTTACCATTCTACCCTTCTATCCCGAATCATCCACAGTCAAGCTGACTTCCCGACATTCATACTACACGCGCAACAATCAAAGATTTCTCATGGATCAGTTGGAGCAGAATCAAGTTGCTATGAGGGAGGATATGACCACTGTGAAGGCTCCGATGGGTCAACTTGTTGAAGCCCTACAAGCTCTGGCTAGGGGACAAGAGGAAATGCGTCAGGCTAATCTGAGAGCCTCTACTGACAACCCTGCTGTTGTAGCTCAGCCATCTCCCGAAAGAGGTCCGTTGTACCAAAATGCTAATCAGACGTTCAATATCCCCGCCAATGGGAGATTCCAACCTGAGATTGACGATCAGCATGACGCTTTCTTCACTACAAAGGCTGACTCAGTTTATGAAGCTTTTGGTCCTTCTCCTGCTGACATCGAAAGGAGATTTCAAATGATGGAGGAGAGATTCAAGGCGATGCAAGGTCCTGATACCTTTGGGTTGGATGCTGCCGACATGTGCCTGGTGCCAAACGTGAAAATTCCTTCCAAGTTCAAAGTTCCGAGCTTTGAAAAGTATCAAGGGGTCACTTGTCCAAAGACCCATATCCGAGCTTTCTGCAGAAAGATGGCCGCTCATTCTAAGGACGAGAAACTCTTAATGCactttttccaggacagtctTAGTGGAGCTTCTCTAGAATGGTATATGCAACTCGAGCGCACGCATATACGAACCTGGAGGGAACTTGCTGAAGCCTTCTTGAAGCATTATCAGTATAACTCAGACATGGCTCCCAATTGGACTCAACTCCAAAGCCTTTCTCAGAAGCTGGATGAAtcattcaaagagtacgctcaaCGATGGAGAGACCTGGCTGCCAGGGGTCAACCCCCTCTTCTTGAAAGAGAGTTGATAAACATGTTCGTGGACACCCTTCAAGGGTCGTATTTTGAAAAAATGATTGGGAGTACCACCTCGGGATTCTCAGACTTGGTCATTGCCGGCGAGCGAATTGAGAATGGCTTGAAGATCGGTAAAATACAAGATACAACCGCTGTGGCTAATGGAGCAAAGAAGCCTTATTCTGGATTCTcaaagaagaaggaaggagagaccaatgctaTCGCTCAAGGGGGGTATGAAGGTTACCAAATGCCATACTATCCAGTGGCAGCAGTAACACCTAACCCATATCCACAACCAGCGTATGTCATTCCAACTGGTCCTCCAGCGATGCAATATCAGCAGCCCTATGCTCCTCAGCAACCTGTTGCTCCGCAACAATAGAACTACTATCAGCAGGGTAGGCAAGGGCCAAGGAGGCCTCCTAGAAGGTTTGATCCAACTCCCATGTTGTATGGTCTTCTACTAGCTCATTTGCTCAAGGATTCGCAGGTCCAGCTGAGAGAAGTAAAGGCTCCTCTTGTACCTCTCCCTCCCAAGTATGACATGAATGTCAACTGCGAGTATCACTCTGGGACGCGGGGGCACTCGATCGAGAATTGCAATATCTTCAAGCACAAAGTACAAGACTTGATTGACTCAAAAGCAATATCATTCAAGCCAGTTGTTCCAAAAAACCCCGTGCAGGCAAGTACATCCGCAACGCCGTAGTCAGAGAAGCGATGGATCTGGAGGATCGGTATCTGTGGAACTGTCTCGTCAGCTTTTTCCAGAATCAAGACCCTAAGCAGTGGGAGAATAAAGCGGATTATTCCAGTAATTTCTGGTTCAATCATGTTCATGTGTGATTTTCTTAATTGTCATTTGTAATAGTCATTTGTAATAAGCTCGTTTGTTTTTTTaataataatgacattgaaatgaatatgcatgttttgaataaatCCATTCGTGTCCACTCATACTTTATCTTGTCAATATTCAAATGTTGGGTTTTTGGAGGAGGATG includes these proteins:
- the LOC127122460 gene encoding uncharacterized protein LOC127122460, which codes for MDQLEQNQVAMREDMTTVKAPMGQLVEALQALARGQEEMRQANLRASTDNPAVVAQPSPERGPLYQNANQTFNIPANGRFQPEIDDQHDAFFTTKADSVYEAFGPSPADIERRFQMMEERFKAMQGPDTFGLDAADMCLVPNVKIPSKFKVPSFEKYQGVTCPKTHIRAFCRKMAAHSKDEKLLMHFFQDSLSGASLEWYMQLERTHIRTWRELAEAFLKHYQYNSDMAPNWTQLQSLSQKLDESFKEYAQRWRDLAARGQPPLLERELINMFVDTLQGSYFEKMIGSTTSGFSDLVIAGERIENGLKIGKIQDTTAVANGAKKPYSGFSKKKEGETNAIAQGGYEGYQMPYYPVAAVTPNPYPQPAYVIPTGPPAMQYQQPYAPQQPVAPQQ